Proteins from a genomic interval of Yoonia sp. GPGPB17:
- a CDS encoding Trm112 family protein → MSETAFDPKMLEALVCPMTQATLTYDVEKNELVSKAANVAFPIRNGIPVMLMDEARGLE, encoded by the coding sequence ATGAGCGAAACAGCGTTTGACCCAAAAATGCTCGAAGCGCTGGTCTGCCCCATGACGCAGGCTACGTTGACCTATGACGTCGAGAAGAATGAGCTTGTCAGCAAGGCAGCGAACGTCGCATTTCCGATCCGCAATGGCATCCCGGTGATGCTGATGGATGAAGCCCGCGGGCTGGAGTGA
- a CDS encoding NUDIX hydrolase, translating to MQPKLGAIAVVYHEGRFLLVKRKKEPNANTWGFPGGHVELGETGFEAAVRELAEETGIVGTADRYLTNIDVITYDDEGAVLFHYLLAVVICIYQSGTPVAADDVSDAGWFTAKEATALNHSPGLQMIVAQLDK from the coding sequence ATGCAACCCAAGCTTGGCGCCATCGCGGTTGTCTATCACGAAGGACGTTTTCTGCTGGTCAAACGCAAGAAGGAACCCAATGCCAACACATGGGGCTTTCCCGGTGGGCATGTGGAACTGGGTGAAACCGGGTTTGAGGCGGCGGTACGCGAACTGGCAGAAGAAACCGGCATTGTCGGGACAGCGGACCGCTATCTGACGAATATTGATGTCATCACCTACGACGATGAAGGAGCAGTCCTGTTTCACTATCTGTTGGCGGTGGTGATTTGCATCTACCAAAGCGGAACACCCGTCGCTGCTGATGATGTCAGTGATGCGGGTTGGTTTACCGCAAAAGAAGCGACCGCGCTGAACCATAGCCCAGGCCTGCAGATGATTGTTGCGCAACTGGATAAGTGA
- a CDS encoding co-chaperone YbbN, which yields MLELDANAGAPADLIKDGTDASFAADVIEASKQVPVIVDFWAPWCGPCKTLGPAIEAAVTNAKGRVKLVKIDVDANQAYAGQLQVQSIPTVYAFFNGQPVDGFQGALPPSEINAFVDKIAALAGDPEAEGLSAAIEAADQMLEEGAAADAAETFAAILQEEPNNAPAYAGLVRAYLALDDVDQAEAILNGAPAEISTDPLLEAVHAQISLAREAANAGPVAELQATVEAEPDNHQARFDLAIALHANGQVEDAVNTLLELFRRDREWNDGAAKTQLFTIFDAHEAKDPIVLNGRRKLSSMIFA from the coding sequence ATGCTGGAATTGGATGCAAATGCAGGCGCCCCCGCTGATCTGATCAAGGACGGCACCGATGCAAGTTTTGCCGCAGATGTAATCGAAGCCTCTAAGCAGGTGCCGGTTATCGTGGATTTCTGGGCACCGTGGTGCGGCCCCTGCAAAACGTTGGGCCCCGCGATTGAAGCGGCGGTGACCAATGCCAAGGGCCGGGTCAAGCTGGTCAAGATCGATGTAGATGCCAACCAAGCCTACGCCGGTCAGTTGCAGGTGCAATCAATCCCCACGGTCTATGCGTTCTTCAATGGGCAGCCCGTTGATGGGTTTCAAGGCGCTTTACCGCCGTCCGAGATCAACGCCTTTGTCGACAAGATCGCAGCGCTCGCGGGTGATCCAGAGGCTGAAGGGTTGAGTGCAGCGATTGAAGCGGCGGATCAGATGCTCGAAGAAGGTGCTGCGGCAGATGCGGCAGAGACGTTCGCCGCGATCTTGCAGGAAGAACCAAACAACGCGCCCGCCTACGCCGGGTTGGTGCGTGCCTATCTGGCACTCGATGATGTGGATCAGGCCGAGGCGATTTTGAACGGCGCACCGGCAGAGATTTCAACCGACCCGCTGCTTGAAGCGGTTCATGCGCAGATCAGCCTTGCACGCGAGGCGGCGAATGCCGGTCCGGTGGCCGAGTTGCAGGCAACGGTTGAGGCTGAGCCTGACAATCATCAAGCCCGTTTTGATCTTGCCATTGCCCTTCATGCCAACGGGCAGGTTGAAGATGCCGTGAACACGCTGCTTGAACTTTTCCGTCGTGACCGTGAATGGAATGACGGGGCAGCCAAGACGCAGCTGTTTACAATTTTCGACGCGCACGAAGCGAAAGATCCGATTGTTCTGAATGGGCGGCGCAAGCTCTCTTCGATGATATTTGCCTGA
- the rplJ gene encoding 50S ribosomal protein L10: protein MDRAQKEQLVEDLGQIFESSGVVVVAHYEGMTVAEMQDLRANMREAGGSVRVAKNKLAKIALEGKPCASIAEYLEGMTVLAYSEDPVAAAKVVDKYAKENDKLVVLGGAMGDTALDPAGVKAVAGMPSREELIASIVGCIGAPASNIAGAIGAPASNIASVLSTIEEKAA, encoded by the coding sequence GTGGATAGAGCACAAAAAGAACAGCTGGTCGAAGATCTCGGCCAGATCTTTGAAAGCTCTGGCGTCGTAGTGGTTGCCCACTACGAAGGCATGACAGTTGCTGAAATGCAGGACCTGCGCGCGAACATGCGTGAAGCGGGCGGTTCCGTGCGCGTTGCCAAGAACAAGCTCGCCAAGATCGCCCTTGAGGGCAAGCCATGCGCAAGCATTGCGGAATACCTCGAAGGCATGACTGTACTCGCTTACTCGGAAGACCCTGTCGCTGCGGCGAAGGTTGTCGACAAGTATGCCAAAGAGAATGACAAGCTTGTCGTTCTTGGCGGTGCCATGGGCGATACAGCGCTGGATCCAGCTGGTGTGAAAGCTGTTGCCGGTATGCCATCCCGTGAGGAGCTTATTGCTTCCATCGTGGGCTGCATCGGTGCACCTGCTTCCAACATCGCCGGGGCCATTGGCGCGCCTGCTTCGAACATCGCAAGCGTTCTCTCAACCATCGAAGAGAAAGCTGCATAA
- the rplL gene encoding 50S ribosomal protein L7/L12, whose amino-acid sequence MADLKKLAEEIVGLTLLEAQELKTILKDEYGIEPAAGGAVMMAGPADGGGEAAAEKTEFDVVLKNAGASKINVIKEVRGITGLGLKEAKDLVEAGGKIKEGASKDEAEEIKGKLEAAGAEVELA is encoded by the coding sequence ATGGCTGATCTGAAAAAACTTGCTGAAGAGATCGTTGGTCTGACCCTTCTCGAAGCACAAGAACTGAAAACCATCCTCAAGGACGAGTATGGCATTGAACCTGCCGCTGGTGGCGCTGTCATGATGGCTGGCCCTGCTGATGGTGGTGGCGAAGCTGCTGCTGAGAAGACAGAATTCGACGTCGTTCTCAAAAACGCTGGCGCATCCAAAATCAACGTCATCAAAGAAGTCCGCGGCATCACAGGTCTTGGCCTGAAAGAAGCCAAAGACCTCGTCGAAGCTGGTGGCAAGATCAAAGAAGGCGCGTCCAAGGACGAAGCCGAAGAGATCAAAGGCAAGCTGGAAGCAGCTGGCGCAGAGGTCGAGCTGGCCTAA
- a CDS encoding LON peptidase substrate-binding domain-containing protein codes for MISKTDLPDTIPVFPLPGALLLPRSRLPLHLFEPRYLAMLDDVLKTSSRLVGMVQPYDTPGGSGKLHAIGCAGKVTAFSETEDGRYMITLSGASRFRITEEVEGFTAYRRCNVSWQGFDRDLGPTEKDTSFDREKFMAALGRYLVDQGLSTDWESLGEAEDELLINSLSMLCPFEPEDKQALLEAPSLTTRRETLMTLIEFALRGGSGEEVMQ; via the coding sequence ATGATATCAAAGACCGACCTGCCCGACACGATCCCGGTGTTCCCCTTGCCCGGTGCGCTGCTTTTGCCGCGATCTCGCCTGCCGCTGCATTTGTTTGAACCGCGTTATCTGGCGATGCTGGACGACGTGCTGAAAACCTCGTCGCGGCTGGTTGGTATGGTGCAACCATATGATACGCCGGGCGGCAGTGGGAAACTGCATGCGATCGGCTGTGCGGGCAAAGTGACAGCCTTTTCCGAAACGGAAGATGGGCGATACATGATCACCCTCTCCGGAGCATCCCGGTTTCGCATTACTGAGGAGGTCGAAGGGTTCACCGCGTATCGCCGTTGCAATGTCAGCTGGCAGGGTTTTGACCGAGATCTTGGACCAACCGAGAAAGACACCAGCTTTGACCGGGAAAAATTCATGGCGGCGCTGGGCCGCTATCTGGTTGATCAGGGGCTGTCGACTGATTGGGAAAGTCTGGGCGAGGCGGAAGATGAGCTATTAATCAATTCGCTGTCCATGCTGTGCCCGTTCGAGCCTGAGGATAAACAAGCTCTACTCGAGGCACCCTCCTTGACCACGCGCCGCGAAACACTCATGACTTTGATCGAATTCGCTTTGCGGGGCGGATCAGGTGAAGAGGTGATGCAATGA
- a CDS encoding EAL domain-containing protein: protein MERHPITKHRNLEDFAEIASDWFWETDANHRFTFFSGKLESVLKINRKDVLGHHRVNLAEATLQEPKWQTHLADLDARRIFRNFEYQYRRPADGKMLWFRVSGQPRFDASGAFIGYRGVGNDITAEVEALEDLTTANAALAERNMELNETRRALERSANQDSLTNLLNRRAFERDLNEALAVPGKEVILMHIDLDRFKWINDTLGHQAGDAVLTTVAERIRHLASGTAPVYRVGGDEFQIVLADNADLDRARWIGDAVLEALSAPIWVGRQNTSTGASLGIACGIGGEITPSELTANADIALYDAKRGGRGCIRELTGQRLSQMAARRQLASEIPHALKNGEFIPFYQPQIDADTGAIIGVEALARWQHPEHGLLAPAAFLDLAAELGLVAALDRCMLEKALEFAGSVGDMNLHLPSISVNLSAGRLIDPHLVDDIEKYWTNRQCKLSIELLETISFDALQQETLVSENLDRLRAIGVQIETDDFGSGRASITSLLQVRPDRLKIDRKLIQAAVHDPVQRTVVSAILEMTRALGIETLAEGVETEQDVAIIRALGCRLFQGYAYARPLSEADFCTFLSEKATVSKTRTAGPLDLPKLA from the coding sequence ATGGAAAGACATCCCATCACGAAACACCGCAATCTAGAGGACTTTGCCGAGATTGCATCTGATTGGTTTTGGGAAACCGATGCCAACCATCGATTCACCTTCTTTTCTGGTAAACTTGAATCCGTTTTAAAGATCAACCGCAAAGATGTGCTTGGCCATCACCGGGTCAATCTGGCGGAAGCCACTCTGCAAGAGCCCAAGTGGCAGACACATCTGGCTGACCTTGACGCACGCCGCATATTCAGAAACTTCGAATACCAATACAGGCGCCCTGCTGATGGAAAGATGCTTTGGTTTCGCGTGTCGGGACAACCCAGGTTCGATGCATCTGGCGCATTCATCGGCTATCGCGGAGTCGGCAACGACATCACCGCCGAGGTCGAAGCGTTGGAGGACCTGACGACTGCGAATGCCGCGCTGGCGGAGCGCAACATGGAACTCAATGAAACCCGCCGCGCGTTGGAACGCAGCGCGAACCAGGACAGCTTGACCAATCTACTGAATCGCCGCGCCTTTGAGCGGGATTTAAACGAAGCCTTGGCCGTACCGGGCAAGGAAGTGATCCTGATGCATATCGATCTGGATCGCTTCAAATGGATCAATGATACGCTGGGTCATCAAGCGGGTGACGCTGTCCTGACTACAGTCGCCGAAAGGATCAGACACCTGGCAAGCGGTACAGCACCCGTCTACCGGGTCGGCGGTGACGAATTCCAGATCGTGCTTGCAGATAACGCCGATCTGGATCGGGCCCGATGGATCGGCGACGCTGTTCTGGAGGCCTTGAGTGCGCCGATTTGGGTTGGGCGCCAAAATACGTCAACTGGTGCGAGCCTCGGCATTGCCTGCGGCATAGGAGGAGAGATCACGCCCAGCGAATTGACCGCCAATGCAGACATCGCGCTGTATGATGCAAAACGCGGCGGCCGTGGATGTATCCGAGAGTTGACCGGACAGAGGCTGTCGCAAATGGCCGCGCGGCGGCAACTGGCCAGTGAAATCCCGCATGCGCTCAAAAACGGCGAGTTTATTCCCTTCTATCAACCGCAGATTGACGCCGACACAGGCGCCATCATCGGTGTCGAGGCTCTGGCGCGCTGGCAGCACCCCGAGCACGGGTTACTGGCCCCGGCTGCATTTCTGGATCTTGCTGCAGAACTGGGTCTTGTTGCCGCTCTTGACCGTTGCATGCTTGAGAAAGCGCTTGAATTCGCCGGTAGTGTGGGGGACATGAATCTGCATCTGCCATCAATTTCGGTCAATCTCAGCGCGGGTCGACTGATCGATCCGCATTTAGTTGATGACATCGAAAAGTATTGGACGAACCGTCAGTGCAAGCTTTCAATTGAACTCCTTGAAACGATCAGCTTTGACGCATTGCAGCAAGAGACATTGGTCAGCGAGAATCTGGATCGCCTGCGCGCGATTGGCGTGCAGATCGAAACGGATGATTTCGGCAGCGGGCGGGCCTCGATCACCAGTCTATTGCAGGTGCGCCCAGATCGCCTGAAGATTGATCGCAAACTCATTCAGGCTGCCGTTCATGATCCAGTTCAACGCACTGTCGTGTCAGCCATTCTGGAAATGACGCGCGCGCTGGGGATCGAAACGCTCGCTGAAGGGGTGGAAACCGAACAGGACGTGGCAATCATCCGGGCGCTCGGCTGCCGGTTGTTTCAAGGCTATGCCTACGCAAGGCCGCTCTCCGAGGCGGACTTCTGCACTTTTTTAAGCGAAAAAGCGACAGTGTCTAAAACGCGAACGGCAGGCCCATTGGACCTGCCGAAACTTGCTTAA
- the rpoC gene encoding DNA-directed RNA polymerase subunit beta', with product MNQELTNNPFNPLTPAKTFDEIKVSLASPERILSWSFGEIKKPETINYRTFKPERDGLFCARIFGPIKDYECLCGKYKRMKYRGVVCEKCGVEVTLQKVRRERMGHIELAAPVAHIWFLKSLPSRIGLMLDMTLRDLERILYFENYVVIEPGLTDLTYGQLMTEEEYNDAQDLYGMDAFQANIGAEAIREMLSQIDLESEAEQLRADLKEATGELKPKKIIKRLKIVESFLESGNRPEWMVLTVIPVIPPELRPLVPLDGGRFATSDLNDLYRRVINRNNRLKRLIELRAPDIIVRNEKRMLQESVDALFDNGRRGRVITGANKRPLKSLSDMLKGKQGRFRQNLLGKRVDFSGRSVIVTGPELKLHQCGLPKKMALELFKPFIYSRLEAKGLSSTVKQAKKLVEKERPEVWDILDEVIREHPVMLNRAPTLHRLGIQAFEPVLIEGKAIQLHPLVCSAFNADFDGDQMAVHVPLSLEAQLEARVLMMSTNNVLSPSNGAPIIVPSQDMILGLYYTTIMREGMKGEGMSFSDIEEVEHALTAGEVHLHAKITARMTQIDDEGNEVYERFETTPGRLRLGALLPLNAKAPFALVNRLLRKKEVQQVIDTVYRYCGQKESVIFCDQIMTMGFREAFKAGISFGKDDMVVPDTKWSLVDETREQVKDFEQQYMDGLITQGEKYNKVVDAWSKANDKVTDAMMGTIGETPTLEDGSQGEPNSVYMMAHSGARGSVTQMKQLGGMRGLMAKPNGEIIETPIISNFKEGLTVLEYFNSTHGARKGLSDTALKTANSGYLTRRLVDVAQDCIVREVDCGTERAITAEAAVNDGEVVASLAERVLGRVSADDVVKPGTDEVIVEAGELIDERKADMIDVANITKMRIRSPLTCESEDGVCAMCYGRDLARGTRVNIGEAVGIIAAQSIGEPGTQLTMRTFHIGGVAQGGQQSFQEASQPGKVRFDNENLLENASGEMVVMGRNMTLSIMDADENELASHKVGYGSKVFVKDGQDILRGDKMFEWDPYTLPIIAEQSGTAKYVDLVNGIAVREETDDATGMTQRIVSDWRAAPKGNELAPKIIVLGADGEAAVKEDGNPVAYPMSVDAVLSVEDGQEIKAGDVVARIPREGAKTKDITGGLPRVAELFEARRPKDHAIIAEIDGYVRFGKDYKNKRRIAIESADDADVKVEYMVPKGKHIPVAEGDFVQKGDYIMDGNPAPHDILAVLGVEALADYMIDEVQDVYRLQGVKINDKHIEVIVRQMLQKWEIQDSGDTVLLKGENVDKAEFDEANAKALARGDRPAQGEPILLGITKASLQTRSFISAASFQETTRVLTEASVQGKRDKLIGLKENVIVGRLIPAGTGGATQQVRRVAQDRDNVVIEARREEAEEAARLAAPMEMADASEAQVFGDAAPVPEGDDA from the coding sequence ATGAACCAGGAACTGACAAATAACCCGTTTAACCCGCTTACACCGGCAAAAACCTTTGACGAAATTAAGGTCTCTTTGGCCTCACCTGAACGCATCCTGTCGTGGTCCTTCGGTGAGATCAAAAAGCCGGAAACCATCAACTACCGTACGTTCAAACCAGAGCGTGACGGCCTGTTCTGCGCGCGTATCTTTGGCCCGATCAAAGACTACGAATGCCTCTGCGGTAAATATAAGCGTATGAAGTATCGCGGCGTTGTCTGCGAGAAATGCGGTGTGGAAGTGACACTTCAAAAGGTCCGCCGTGAGCGCATGGGTCACATTGAGCTGGCTGCGCCTGTTGCGCACATCTGGTTCCTCAAGTCGCTGCCATCCCGCATCGGCCTGATGCTGGATATGACGCTGCGTGATCTTGAGCGCATCCTGTACTTTGAAAACTACGTCGTCATCGAGCCCGGTCTGACTGATCTGACCTACGGCCAGTTGATGACCGAGGAAGAGTATAACGACGCGCAAGATCTTTATGGCATGGACGCGTTCCAGGCCAACATCGGTGCGGAAGCGATCCGCGAGATGCTGTCTCAGATCGACCTTGAGTCCGAAGCAGAGCAGCTGCGCGCTGATCTGAAAGAGGCGACAGGCGAGCTGAAGCCCAAGAAGATCATCAAGCGCTTGAAGATCGTCGAAAGCTTCCTTGAGTCCGGCAACCGCCCTGAGTGGATGGTTCTGACCGTAATCCCCGTGATCCCACCAGAACTGCGCCCACTGGTGCCACTTGATGGTGGCCGTTTCGCGACGTCTGACCTGAACGATCTGTACCGTCGCGTGATCAACCGGAACAACCGTCTCAAGCGCCTGATCGAATTGCGTGCACCTGACATCATCGTCCGTAACGAAAAGCGGATGTTGCAGGAATCTGTCGATGCGCTGTTCGACAACGGCCGTCGTGGCCGTGTGATCACGGGTGCCAACAAGCGTCCGTTGAAATCACTGTCTGACATGCTGAAAGGTAAGCAAGGTCGCTTCCGTCAGAACCTTCTAGGTAAGCGTGTCGACTTCTCTGGTCGTTCGGTCATTGTGACCGGTCCGGAACTGAAGCTGCACCAATGTGGTCTGCCGAAAAAGATGGCGCTCGAACTCTTCAAGCCGTTCATCTATTCGCGCCTTGAAGCCAAAGGTCTGTCTTCCACAGTGAAGCAGGCCAAGAAACTGGTCGAAAAAGAACGTCCAGAGGTCTGGGATATCCTTGATGAGGTGATCCGCGAGCACCCTGTTATGCTGAACCGTGCGCCAACGCTGCACCGTTTGGGCATTCAGGCGTTCGAACCTGTGCTGATCGAAGGTAAAGCTATCCAACTGCACCCGCTTGTGTGTTCGGCCTTTAACGCCGACTTTGACGGTGACCAGATGGCGGTGCACGTCCCACTGAGCCTTGAGGCCCAGTTGGAAGCGCGTGTCTTGATGATGTCCACGAACAACGTCTTGTCGCCCTCAAACGGTGCGCCAATCATCGTGCCTTCGCAGGATATGATCTTGGGTCTGTACTACACCACGATCATGCGTGAGGGCATGAAGGGTGAGGGCATGTCGTTCTCGGATATCGAGGAGGTTGAGCACGCCTTGACCGCTGGTGAGGTGCATCTGCACGCCAAGATCACGGCGCGGATGACGCAGATCGACGATGAGGGGAACGAAGTCTACGAACGCTTCGAAACCACACCGGGCCGTCTGCGCCTTGGTGCATTGTTGCCGCTGAACGCGAAAGCACCGTTTGCCTTGGTCAACCGTCTGCTGCGCAAGAAAGAGGTGCAGCAGGTCATCGACACTGTTTACCGTTACTGCGGTCAGAAGGAGTCGGTCATTTTCTGTGACCAGATCATGACCATGGGCTTCCGTGAAGCGTTCAAGGCAGGCATTTCGTTCGGTAAGGACGACATGGTTGTACCTGACACCAAGTGGTCGCTGGTTGATGAGACCCGCGAGCAGGTGAAAGACTTTGAACAACAGTACATGGACGGCCTGATCACGCAGGGTGAAAAGTACAACAAGGTTGTCGATGCCTGGTCAAAGGCCAACGATAAAGTCACTGACGCGATGATGGGCACCATTGGTGAAACACCGACGCTCGAAGATGGCTCTCAGGGTGAACCAAACTCGGTTTACATGATGGCCCACTCCGGTGCGCGTGGTTCGGTCACACAGATGAAGCAGCTGGGCGGTATGCGCGGCCTGATGGCCAAGCCGAACGGCGAGATCATCGAAACGCCGATCATCTCGAACTTTAAGGAAGGTCTGACTGTTCTTGAGTACTTCAACTCCACACACGGTGCCCGTAAGGGTCTGTCGGATACAGCATTGAAGACCGCGAACTCTGGTTACCTGACACGTCGTCTGGTGGACGTCGCCCAAGACTGCATCGTCCGTGAGGTCGATTGTGGGACTGAGCGTGCGATCACTGCTGAGGCTGCGGTCAATGACGGTGAGGTTGTGGCTTCACTGGCTGAGCGTGTGCTGGGCCGTGTCTCTGCTGATGACGTTGTCAAGCCGGGTACGGATGAGGTGATTGTCGAAGCAGGCGAGCTGATCGATGAGCGCAAGGCCGACATGATCGACGTTGCCAACATCACCAAGATGCGTATCCGTTCACCGCTGACCTGTGAGTCAGAGGATGGCGTTTGCGCAATGTGCTATGGCCGTGACCTTGCACGCGGTACACGCGTCAACATCGGTGAAGCCGTTGGTATCATTGCGGCACAGTCCATCGGTGAACCTGGCACACAGCTGACCATGCGGACCTTCCACATCGGTGGTGTTGCCCAAGGTGGCCAGCAGTCGTTCCAGGAGGCGTCACAGCCCGGTAAGGTGCGTTTCGACAACGAGAACTTGTTGGAAAACGCATCCGGCGAAATGGTTGTCATGGGTCGCAACATGACCTTGTCCATCATGGATGCAGACGAGAACGAGTTGGCCAGCCACAAGGTGGGTTACGGCTCCAAGGTCTTTGTCAAAGACGGTCAGGACATCCTGCGCGGCGACAAAATGTTCGAATGGGATCCATACACCTTGCCGATCATTGCCGAGCAGTCCGGTACAGCCAAATACGTCGATCTGGTCAATGGTATCGCCGTGCGTGAAGAAACAGACGATGCAACGGGTATGACCCAGCGTATCGTATCTGACTGGCGTGCTGCACCAAAAGGCAATGAGCTTGCTCCCAAGATCATTGTTCTGGGCGCCGATGGCGAAGCTGCGGTCAAAGAGGATGGCAACCCAGTTGCCTATCCGATGTCCGTGGATGCCGTTCTGTCTGTTGAAGACGGGCAAGAGATCAAAGCGGGTGATGTTGTCGCACGTATCCCACGTGAGGGTGCGAAGACAAAAGACATCACCGGTGGTCTGCCACGTGTGGCTGAACTCTTCGAAGCCCGTCGTCCGAAAGATCACGCAATCATCGCTGAAATCGATGGCTACGTGCGCTTTGGCAAGGACTACAAGAACAAGCGCCGCATCGCGATTGAATCTGCTGACGACGCAGACGTGAAGGTCGAATACATGGTGCCCAAGGGCAAGCACATTCCGGTTGCGGAAGGTGACTTCGTTCAGAAGGGCGACTACATCATGGACGGCAACCCAGCCCCGCACGATATTCTGGCGGTTCTGGGGGTCGAGGCCCTTGCGGACTACATGATCGACGAAGTGCAGGACGTGTACCGCCTGCAGGGTGTGAAGATCAACGACAAGCACATCGAAGTTATCGTGCGCCAGATGCTCCAGAAGTGGGAGATTCAGGACAGCGGTGACACCGTTCTGCTGAAAGGCGAGAACGTCGACAAGGCTGAGTTTGATGAAGCCAACGCAAAGGCACTGGCACGGGGCGATCGCCCTGCGCAGGGTGAGCCGATCTTGCTCGGTATCACCAAAGCGTCGTTGCAGACCCGGTCGTTCATCTCTGCCGCGTCGTTCCAGGAAACGACACGCGTTCTGACCGAAGCTTCCGTGCAAGGTAAGCGCGACAAGCTGATCGGCCTGAAAGAGAACGTGATCGTGGGCCGTCTGATCCCAGCCGGGACCGGTGGTGCGACACAGCAGGTGCGCCGCGTGGCACAAGACCGCGACAACGTCGTGATCGAGGCCCGCCGCGAAGAGGCCGAAGAGGCTGCACGCCTCGCCGCTCCGATGGAGATGGCGGACGCGTCAGAAGCGCAGGTCTTTGGTGATGCCGCACCCGTTCCAGAAGGCGACGACGCGTAA
- a CDS encoding GDSL-type esterase/lipase family protein, translating to MTKTVLTFGDSNTYGTPPAHARGEYRRFGPEVRWPTVMQAAIGPDWALVEDGLPGRTTCRADPVMGAHMDGQLGLRIALESNGRIDLLVIMLGTNDMQTQHAAKVDQVVGGLAGLLAIARSEPYQLRHDGFDILLIAPPLVLEQGTYRDTLLGAHEKSRDLPFAIAQLADHWGIAFLDA from the coding sequence ATGACAAAAACAGTCCTGACATTCGGCGATAGCAACACCTATGGCACCCCACCTGCCCATGCGCGTGGCGAATACCGGCGGTTCGGGCCAGAGGTGCGGTGGCCCACGGTCATGCAAGCGGCCATTGGCCCCGATTGGGCGCTAGTCGAAGACGGCTTGCCCGGGCGCACAACGTGCCGCGCTGACCCGGTGATGGGTGCGCATATGGACGGACAGCTGGGTTTGCGGATTGCGTTGGAAAGCAACGGACGCATTGATCTGCTGGTGATTATGTTGGGCACGAATGACATGCAAACCCAGCATGCGGCGAAGGTTGATCAGGTTGTGGGTGGCTTGGCCGGGTTGCTGGCCATTGCCCGTTCAGAGCCATACCAGTTGCGCCATGATGGGTTCGATATCCTGCTGATCGCGCCGCCACTTGTGTTGGAGCAAGGCACATATCGTGATACCCTTTTGGGGGCGCATGAAAAGTCGCGCGACCTGCCCTTTGCCATTGCGCAGCTGGCAGATCATTGGGGCATCGCCTTTCTGGATGCTTAA